The following are from one region of the Nitrospinota bacterium genome:
- a CDS encoding adenylate/guanylate cyclase domain-containing protein, translating to MSAEEKDKPEAWEQDQNIEDFLEQRKKLDAQFEEKFTKILTVMFTDMKGSTSMAEAAGDLATRMILKAHNEIVFAAIKAHNGTLVKTIGDGTLSHFPTAQEGLRAAAGIQKGIDAYNAASNSKTPIIVRIGLHTGKVIFEKNDIFGDVVNTASRFESSANGGEIYFSEETYHALDDKAEIYNRYIKMATLKGKKEPVKIYKAFWNPQEAEADKTAKPETETKDEGMPAGVKFAIAIILAVILVFGAIQIRSFLGKHVNVDEKRSINQSATPAPSPAPPK from the coding sequence GTGTCCGCCGAAGAAAAAGACAAACCGGAAGCGTGGGAACAAGACCAGAATATCGAAGACTTCCTCGAACAGCGGAAAAAGCTGGACGCGCAGTTCGAGGAAAAATTCACAAAAATCCTCACCGTCATGTTCACGGACATGAAAGGCTCCACCAGCATGGCCGAAGCGGCGGGCGACCTGGCGACCCGCATGATCCTCAAAGCGCACAACGAGATCGTTTTCGCGGCGATCAAGGCGCATAACGGCACACTGGTGAAGACCATCGGCGACGGCACCCTTTCCCACTTCCCCACGGCCCAGGAGGGATTGCGCGCGGCGGCGGGCATACAGAAAGGGATCGACGCCTACAACGCCGCCAGCAACAGCAAGACGCCGATCATCGTGCGTATCGGCCTGCATACCGGCAAGGTCATTTTCGAGAAAAATGACATTTTCGGCGATGTGGTGAACACCGCGTCGCGCTTTGAGTCCTCGGCCAACGGCGGCGAAATCTATTTTTCAGAAGAAACATATCACGCGCTGGATGACAAAGCGGAGATTTATAACCGCTACATCAAGATGGCCACCCTAAAAGGGAAAAAGGAGCCGGTAAAGATTTACAAAGCCTTCTGGAACCCCCAAGAAGCCGAGGCGGACAAGACCGCGAAGCCGGAGACGGAAACAAAGGACGAGGGGATGCCGGCAGGCGTCAAATTCGCCATCGCCATAATTTTGGCCGTAATATTGGTGTTCGGCGCGATCCAGATACGATCCTTTTTAGGCAAGCACGTCAACGTCGATGAAAAGCGCTCCATAAACCAGTCGGCCACCCCCGCTCCGTCCCCCGCGCCCCCCAAGTGA
- the bcsG gene encoding cellulose biosynthesis protein BcsG → MGIWGFYFIIKIILNYKGVLRLDIPWNIAFAFFLLLPLPRWLGKYTAARWTRGLLNLALAVLLLWHDSWFPPLMDTIAFVKQQGLPQKEYILNFVSRYYNGWMLVAAAGLCALCIIANHYIKLVPVTIAAMMVLIPFNIYARPDSAEMNAGIEGFYEGEATRVINMKKPDGGNINFDIVFLHVCSLAWDDLKEVGLENHPFLKQFQYLYTDFNSVTTYSGPAMIRLLKGNCGQVPHNNIYGGMPGECYTMNVLERIGFQQWAALNHDGVYGEFAKELTKYGHLKTAPINLAGIPANQRMFDDSPVYDDYGVLERWWKARRESDKPAAALYYNTVTLHDGAHWATDRDWFKRDRKALYHEFTSKMLDDFGKFFTLLEKSGRNVIVIFVPEHGIALRGFTTQAPGLRDIPLPTITDVPVGVKLIGSGFNGRPLRQTIIDKPVSYLALASQLAFFIEKNPFDADGMIPKRMLDNLPFTDHVAENQSAKVMKSGLKYYLLAKDARWVELQKSETE, encoded by the coding sequence ATGGGAATTTGGGGTTTTTATTTCATCATAAAGATCATCCTTAACTACAAGGGTGTTCTCCGGCTCGACATCCCCTGGAACATCGCGTTCGCGTTCTTCCTGCTCCTCCCCCTTCCCCGATGGTTGGGCAAATACACCGCCGCGCGCTGGACGCGGGGCCTGCTGAACCTGGCGTTGGCCGTGCTGCTCCTTTGGCATGATTCATGGTTTCCGCCGCTCATGGACACTATCGCCTTCGTCAAGCAGCAGGGGTTGCCGCAAAAAGAATACATTCTCAATTTTGTCTCCCGTTACTACAACGGCTGGATGTTAGTGGCGGCGGCGGGACTATGCGCGCTCTGCATTATCGCCAACCACTACATCAAGCTGGTGCCGGTAACCATAGCGGCCATGATGGTCCTTATCCCGTTCAACATCTATGCGCGGCCGGACAGCGCGGAAATGAACGCCGGCATCGAGGGGTTTTACGAAGGGGAGGCCACCCGTGTCATTAACATGAAAAAACCCGACGGCGGGAATATAAATTTCGATATCGTGTTCCTCCATGTTTGTTCGCTGGCATGGGACGACCTCAAGGAGGTGGGGCTGGAGAATCACCCCTTCCTTAAGCAGTTCCAGTACCTCTACACCGATTTCAATTCGGTCACCACCTACAGCGGCCCCGCCATGATCCGCCTGCTCAAGGGCAATTGCGGGCAGGTTCCGCACAACAACATCTACGGCGGCATGCCCGGCGAGTGCTACACCATGAACGTCCTGGAGAGAATCGGCTTTCAGCAGTGGGCCGCGCTGAACCATGACGGCGTGTACGGCGAGTTTGCCAAAGAACTGACCAAGTATGGCCACCTCAAAACGGCCCCCATAAACCTGGCCGGAATTCCGGCGAACCAGAGAATGTTTGACGACAGCCCCGTGTATGACGACTACGGCGTTCTGGAGCGGTGGTGGAAAGCGCGGCGCGAATCGGACAAGCCGGCCGCCGCGCTGTACTACAACACCGTTACGCTCCACGACGGCGCGCACTGGGCAACCGACCGGGACTGGTTCAAGCGCGACCGGAAGGCGCTGTATCACGAATTCACGTCGAAAATGCTCGACGATTTCGGAAAGTTTTTCACGCTGCTCGAAAAGAGCGGGCGGAACGTCATCGTGATCTTCGTGCCGGAGCATGGCATCGCCCTGCGGGGGTTCACCACCCAGGCTCCGGGTCTGCGCGACATCCCGCTGCCGACCATTACCGATGTGCCGGTGGGAGTGAAGCTTATCGGCAGCGGTTTTAACGGCCGGCCGTTGCGCCAAACCATAATAGACAAGCCGGTGAGCTATTTGGCCCTTGCCAGCCAGCTTGCGTTTTTCATAGAAAAAAATCCGTTCGACGCCGACGGCATGATCCCGAAACGGATGTTGGACAATCTCCCCTTCACCGACCATGTGGCGGAAAACCAGAGCGCCAAAGTGATGAAAAGCGGGTTGAAATACTACCTGCTGGCCAAAGACGCCCGCTGGGTCGAGCTTCAGAAAAGCGAAACCGAGTAG